A stretch of Malus sylvestris chromosome 11, drMalSylv7.2, whole genome shotgun sequence DNA encodes these proteins:
- the LOC126589149 gene encoding 18.5 kDa class I heat shock protein-like, translating to MSLIPNSGGGSSSVFDPFSLNLWDPFKDFPFPSSSSLSAFPEFSRENSAFVNTRVDWKETPEAHVFKADVPGLKKEEVKVEVEDDRVLKISGERNVEKEDINDKWHRVERSSGKFLRRFQLPENAKVDQIKAAMENGVLSVTVPKAELKNVDVRAIEISD from the coding sequence ATGTCGCTAATTCCCAACTCCGGAGGAGGAAGCAGCAGCGTCTTCGACCCATTCTCCCTCAATCTGTGGGACCCTTTCAAGGATTTCCCGTTCCCTTCCTCCTCATCACTCTCCGCATTTCCTGAATTTTCTCGGGAGAATTCGGCTTTTGTGAACACTAGGGTCGACTGGAAGGAGACCCCCGAAGCCCATGTGTTCAAGGCGGACGTTCCAGGGCTGAAAAAAGAGGAGGTGAAGGTGGAGGTGGAAGACGACAGGGTGCTTAAGATCAGCGGAGAGAGGAACGTGGAGAAGGAGGATATAAACGACAAGTGGCACAGAGTGGAGAGGAGCAGCGGCAAGTTCTTGAGGAGGTTTCAGCTTCCGGAGAACGCAAAGGTTGATCAGATTAAGGCTGCCATGGAGAATGGAGTTCTGAGTGTCACTGTTCCGAAGGCGGAGTTGAAGAACGTTGACGTCAGAGCCATTGAAATTTCGGATTGA